TCAAAACACTTAAGATTAAGAGGAATTTCACCTTTCAGCATGACAGCAACACCTCCAAATCAACAAAGCAATGGCTTGACCAAAACAAGATGAAAGTTTTGGAATGCCCAGCAAGAGTCCAGATCTAAATACCATTGAAAATCTGTGAGGTGACCTGAAGAGGGCTGGGCACATTAGACAACCAACCAATTTGACAGCGTTAGAATGATTTTTCACGGAAGTCAAGATGTGTTAAACTAATTGCCTCTTACTAATTAAGATGCTATGATAAAATCTGAAGGTGATTTAACTAGCTTTTAGTTTAGGGGTGTGCAAACTTATGCAACTTGGttcttatacattttttactttgaattaaaataagaatcattttggggtaaaaaataatatatgtcAGTTGCAATTTTTCAATATATGTGGAACAGGTTCCAATGTGATTCATATTGGTTTCATTTACACCAATTGTAACAGGGGTGTCTAGACTTTTTATATccactgtttatttttgcttatatcACCCACCTTAACCTCCTCATATAACCTTGCTTCAGCATTTTAAAGTCGTCTACAGCTGTGTTACTTGAGTGAGTGTATAACGTTGCTGCAGATTGTGTGAGGGAAGAAAAACTGCTTTCATGAAAGAAAAACTGATGAAACAGCATGTTAAATGCAGTGTCATATAAAGTGAATGCTTTAGAGTGTCAGAACTCAAAATATAGCCATGAGGAAAGTTTATTTCTAAGATTGTGATGACTTCACATTTACATGTCAGATTTGTTCAATTTATTTTCATGCCCTAATGCTACGCACTTCAACCCACAGACCTCTGGGGTTCTCCAGCTGTAGTTTCACAGGACAACAATATACCAACTATGGATTCATTCAGTAAAATCTCAGGAGGATTCGAATCAGATTTCCTAAACCAGGCAGATGATGACTTACTGGTTGAACCGAAAAACAGTATTTTTTCATCTGATAATGATGCTAAAGAGGGCCTTACTGCTACCAGAAGATCTGTGGAGGTGTCAGATAGCCCATCTCCAGATCTGGTACAGGACGCCTATGATGGAGATGGAAATGAAGATTTCACACAGCCACAGGAAATCGAACAGTTTTCTGTTTCAAGTGTGAACAAAGAGGCAGATGATCGACCAACGACTCTCCCAGATATTTTAAAGTCTTCTCCCCTTAACCCTGACAAAGCGGACTCTGGGTCATCTGAAGGCAGCCCTGATTTTAGCCCCGCTCATAAAAGTGAAGATTCCCAAAATCTCCCATTGTCCGTGTCTGCCAGTAATCTATTTGAATTTGACTCTAAAATCTTACTACTGAAGGAGATGGCTGAGGAGACGGAGGCCAGAGCTGTAGAAAAGGCAAAGCTGGATGCAGAGAAGATTTCTGAGCAGAGTTTTGTTGCTTTTGATCTTGTCAAGGAGACAGGACTGCCTCTGAAGAGTGACCAACTCTTGAAGGACAAAGAAGCAGCTGAGATGTCAAGTCAAACATATGTACAGATGAGTGACAAATTTGAATGTCTTAATTTTCTTAATGAAAAGATTCAAGAACACTCAGATTCTGATAGTCCAACTGCAGATTCATTCTCTCCAGTGCTCGATGCAGTGGCAAAACAAACATCATGTTTCCGTGTAGAGCAAGGAAACACTGCTGTCAGGGAAGAGATTGAAGCCATTGACGAGGTGTCAGAGCAAGAAGTCTCGTCCGAAGAGTTTGAGTTTGTCGAGAGGCCACCCCAAGGTGTCCCGGATGAATTTCAAGAATTACACGATAGTTTGACAATTCCTAAACCATCAGAAATGCCGGTTGATGATGAACAATCGCCTAATCTGGAACTGCCGTATCAAATTCCTGCAACTCAAGACACAGAAGATCAAAGCACTTGCCACCTTCTCTCCCAACAGTCAGACGATTCCTTTCCTATGAGAGGAAAAGTAGGCCTGGAATCTGTTCCCCAAGATATTTCTCCAGTGTCTCTGAACCACACTCCTGTGGACA
This Misgurnus anguillicaudatus chromosome 11, ASM2758022v2, whole genome shotgun sequence DNA region includes the following protein-coding sequences:
- the rtn4b gene encoding reticulon-4b isoform X1, which translates into the protein MDSFSKISGGFESDFLNQADDDLLVEPKNSIFSSDNDAKEGLTATRRSVEVSDSPSPDLVQDAYDGDGNEDFTQPQEIEQFSVSSVNKEADDRPTTLPDILKSSPLNPDKADSGSSEGSPDFSPAHKSEDSQNLPLSVSASNLFEFDSKILLLKEMAEETEARAVEKAKLDAEKISEQSFVAFDLVKETGLPLKSDQLLKDKEAAEMSSQTYVQMSDKFECLNFLNEKIQEHSDSDSPTADSFSPVLDAVAKQTSCFRVEQGNTAVREEIEAIDEVSEQEVSSEEFEFVERPPQGVPDEFQELHDSLTIPKPSEMPVDDEQSPNLELPYQIPATQDTEDQSTCHLLSQQSDDSFPMRGKVGLESVPQDISPVSLNHTPVDKTGFEKIEDKVSSNPSLRPATVLDLLYWRNLRSSAVVFGSSLLLLLSISTCSIITVITYMTLALLSVTVSIRIYKGILQAILKSDEGHPFKQYLDKDVGLSKDLVQKYSDMALGQINSGLIELRHLFLVEDLVDSLKFAVFLWIMTYVGAVFNGLTLLILGLIGAFSCPVIYEKHQTEIDQYISMVKNQIKDILGKIQAKVPGMKKLE